A stretch of the Theileria equi strain WA chromosome 1, complete sequence genome encodes the following:
- a CDS encoding hypothetical protein (encoded by transcript BEWA_022750A), with protein MKITTLILLLICRLCSGVDPPALSGKGADVKKGSKETGLRQPPLALPPGGSHANRHGPNAQRTPPPMPGELRKTGPRVPLPGAKPTVTPTAVGKSTTKVTVNSKPSIRPDIEDVGEDLEEDLKHVKAYHENMQETIKTTLEVTSTAEPTEKPLEHKMNMSLVTVGKYTEGTLSVVTYTAKQDANIPLLLHDYKPVWKGIDSMNNKDTLVKAKVYLGSGGPVAANLTYKRVTESTTKEYCKLVRGKWTFVDKSSLERTFDEVEIPSNANASAYRTKVDSTLFDMKVEKYEGIPVLNCTAKRGVKVPKLVYDGKEVWQADGNQSCSSATFYFGKSGIIGVSFTHNSIEETLHDCFRVFSNDKWEGVNGDYYERVLHEAKNPETSVATASKDTKAKSFIDTAKFTVVNDMEDTVPVLKCTAGNGTSKLTYGSDTIWPGKKDVMCLSALLYMDGEKPTLAVLVTRDKNNKQSKVYRYHDGKQWKDGKEEDHKKKLEELKKTIENRIKQHHLLIASRTVDIAKFDANKGQSFDYTVDNVPVKMFIPKDNVTINRLVNGGAYLWSTENGKCTIIMLYLKDNKPKLLYIVRFIQGETYSSLYKDEDGKWTETEDFDYEFKKIRTAPTSSSQFTLDISSVSDTTGCRIFQASLYGIDTRFYSPNSGHHASYIAHSGVSIWTAEEGERCTFVTSYLKDGQEHLFRMTVKNTNDKSSMKYFEKCNSGWRNITKEDFNTKRDSLKSDAYRPKNIKEITPVSQPDQKSTQPSKRAPVKEIFLDIGRPDPQRYRSFDYAIDDVPTRLIVAVKEQPNKVVFGQETVWSDDTGRCSYCTVHIKDKKPVLIYMSGRSFSLYLLKTDGGWKSIDNYSEEFAKVRLAVPSTSSFSLDISTNQDTGECRVFETLFNKVNTRFYVPKAGKYAASVSNGQAVLWKGDKEKAILVRLYPSDNPTLLHMLSEDTNGAFKHSYLVKSGSKWESINKDVHDRLLSEIKATAHGKHTDVGRLRQELMESQASLDKLVESKKFTDCDGPEDPSILDIVHYEESNAYIVTNCTLDGYPTTVFIPEKGSINKVVYGSLTIWEGTEKEECKYLMFHDKPGKNPFITVFVDYMDESKFMVYEMRDKWTFSHQLLGPKNDYKTTTPTVFNLSDKTPQNVYFCDNVFNGIVHRAYSPLPGYHVQEVKETETTIWQAEDKEQCIFILSVPGTDKSKVPLLSFFVRNEDYCGFKHFEKTDKWRHIDERGYDKRLIEKKQANNVTTAVAIATIPQYKNAVTLDTVNVDHDRVDLHEDSLNGTRCLYSAKANDYFNGLSDNSKSVWKSDKDKCLTVAMYGKDELHCRLDVLSSDVITPMYFCRKAGNWSSTNYNTFHEWLRSYVKTPRIKLDLDNLDTNFFESFRYTQNGYEILYGRPLPGYVLTTVADGSTEVWEAGHNQYATEFQMSIIGDYTLLSIINHSYQVENLCFLKSSNSWSPIDEDVYDQYLVPVNDSERVQDTQLDLSKPDIGIVTGHKDVMGDITILRYTPHLGRHVTAVFFGESTIWYRKYHDEYCISSEHITKGGALFIRLLLKMGSSFEHRYFTKVEGRWVTLKEDEFKNKLGIQSVGVKIDAKSILGDESDPNVYTLNISGTVDRDKITATETTYEDVKSVTYSPKFIAGIGKVVDSDGTVWMGASDQKCVTVVISSKDGYDSLISLSINTDTEVRYKYLVKKDKEWYLIRKTKYDELLTTMYRYSLVTHTDTTFDNPITLDISTKPTGDLAFYEYTYNDVIYKTFKPKDDRSILEVVDGKSVLWKSSSGKCINAWTYSTDVSSLCRLDILSSGIITPHCFEKKGNIWISLDFRLYTEKLKKLVTHLSTEIKIDFRGLSRDLCHVLDYFDKHAISTTIVPEFRTTSIYHDNKKIWESGNGKICDRAHFLTTGRKHLAYIYEIDSTDKGQASTFEYANDQWFGCNASNFSITHGSLGPIPKEVFSGTLVDTTFDINNISEHAFKIYNYSDKTVTRFEYQTPMNANVKRVIDGVKMAIWQGTDNERCLSCEVYSREGHPPVMKLIIKNHYGLNIYYFERVDNEWNEINRNIFNLRLASLSNNSRLQLLKDRLVDTSENLDVFDRKTSYTSEEINMLYLNQWLLSSVPHWVLEQFRTFYPEKKGWFSCFSFC; from the coding sequence atgaagatcACCACACTCATTCTTTTACTCATCTGCAGATTATGCAGTGGTGTAGATCCTCCTGCTCTTAGCGGTAAAGGAGCAGATGTTAAAAAGGGATCTAAGGAGACTGGACTGAGACAACCACCTCTAGCACTTCCACCTGGTGGTTCACATGCCAATAGACACGGTCCTAATGCTCAAAGGACTCCACCCCCTATGCCTGGAGAACTCAGGAAGACAGGTCCAAGAGTTCCTCTCCCAGGAGCAAAACCTACTGTTACACCAACTGCAGTAGGAAAGAGTACTACTAAAGTAACCGTAAACTCCAAGCCTAGTATTCGTCCAGACATTGAGGATGTTGGCGAGGacctggaagaagatttaaagcATGTCAAGGCGTATCATGAGAATATGCAAGAAACTATCAAGACTACCCTTGAGGTAACTAGTACTGCGGAGCCTACAGAGAAGCCTTTGGAGCACAAGATGAACATGTCCCTGGTTACTGTAGGAAAGTATACTGAGGGAACTCTTTCAGTGGTTACCTATACAGCCAAGCAAGATGCCAATATACCCCTACTCTTGCATGATTATAAGCCTGTTTGGAAGGGTATAGACAGCATGAATAACAAGGATACTCTGGTAAAGGCAAAAGTCTACCTTGGATCCGGTGGACCAGTAGCTGCCAACTTGACATACAAGAGAGTCACGGAAAGCACTACCAAAGAGTACTGTAAACTAGTAAGGGGTAAGTGGACCTTTGTTGACAAGAGTTCCCTAGAAAGGACATTTGATGAGGTTGAAATACCTAGTAATGCTAATGCATCTGCCTATAGAACAAAGGTAGACTCTACTCTATTTGACATGAAGGTGGAAAAATACGAGGGAATACCAGTATTAAACTGCACTGCCAAAAGAGGTGTAAAGGTACCCAAACTTGTTTACGACGGCAAAGAAGTATGGCAAGCTGATGGAAATCAATCTTGTTCATCAGCCACTTTTtactttggaaagtctGGTATCATTGGTGTATCCTTTACCCATAACAGTATAGAAGAGACTCTCCATGACTGTTTCCGTGTCTTTAGCAACGACAAGTGGGAGGGTGTAAATGGTGACTATTATGAAAGGGTACTTCATGAAGCCAAGAATCCAGAAACCTCTGTAGCTACTGCGTCTAAGGATACTAAAGCCAAGAGCTTCATTGACACTGCCAAGTTTACCGTTGTTAATGACATGGAGGATACAGTCCCAGTCCTAAAATGCACAGCTGGAAATGGTACCTCTAAACTTACCTATGGATCTGATACAATATGGCCAGGTAAGAAGGATGTAATGTGTCTTTCAGCTctcttgtatatggatggagagaagccCACTCTTGCAGTACTTGTCACCAGggataagaataataagCAGAGCAAGGTTTAcagataccatgatggtaagCAGTggaaagatggtaaagaagaggaCCACAAGAAGAAGCTTGAGGAGCTAAAGAAGACTATTGAGAATAGGATTAAACAACACCATCTTCTAATAGCTAGTAGAACAGTAGACATTGCCAAATTTGATGCTAATAAAGGTCAATCATTCGACTATACCGTTGATAACGTCCCCGTAAAGATGTTTATTCCAAAGGACAACGTTACAATAAATAGACTTGTGAATGGCGGGGCTTACCTCTGGAGCACTGAGAATGGCAAGTGTACTATCATAATGCTATATCTCAAGGATAATAAACCGAAGTTACTTTACATTGTCAGATTCATTCAAGGAGAGACTTACAGTAGTTTgtacaaggatgaagatggtaaatggacAGAAACTGAGGACTTTGATTACGAGTTCAAGAAGATAAGGACTGCTCctacatcctcatctcaatttactcttgacatttcctCAGTTTCTGATACCACTGGATGCAGAATATTCCAAGCTTCACTATATGGAATAGACACTCGCTTCTACTCTCCAAATAGTGGTCACCACGCATCCTACATTGCACATAGTGGAGTCTCCATATGGACTGCTGAGGAAGGAGAAAGATGCACATTTGTGACATCCTATCTCAAGGATGGACAAGAACACTTGTTTCGTATGACAGTCAAGAATACCAATGATAAAAGCTCCATgaagtactttgagaagtGTAACAGTGGATGGAGGAATATCACTAAGGAAGACTTTAATACCAAACGTGACTCTCTGAAAAGTGATGCTTATAGACCAaaaaatatcaaagaaATCACTCCAGTTTCTCAACCTGATCAAAAGTCTACTCAACCATCCAAGAGAGCTCCGGTAAAGGAGATATTCCTTGACATTGGTCGACCAGATCCACAACGCTATAGATCATTTGACTATGCAATAGATGATGTCCCAACTCGACTCATAGTTGCAGTGAAGGAACAACCAAACAAGGTAGTATTTGGACAAGAAACTGTATGGTCTGATGACACTGGAAGATGTAGCTACTGTACCGTCCATATAAAGGATAAGAAACCAGTACTAATCTACATGTCTGGAAGATCCTTCTCATTGTACCTACTAAAGACTGATGGTGGATGGAAATCCATTGACAACTACAGTGAGGAGTTTGCCAAGGTTAGACTTGCCGTACCCTCAACatcctcattctccctTGACATCTCTACCAACCAGGATACAGGAGAATGTAGAGTATTTGAGACACTCTTCAACAAGGTTAATACTCGTTTCTATGTTCCAAAGGCTGGAAAGTATGCCGCTAGTGTTTCTAATGGACAAGctgtactatggaaggGTGATAAAGAGAAAGCAATCCTGGTGAGACTCTACCCATCTGATAATCCTACCTTGTTACACATGCTCTCTGAAGACACTAATGGAGCATTCAAACACAGCTACCTTGTCAAGAGTGGTAGTAAATGGGAATCTATTAACAAGGACGTTCACGATAGACTACTCTCTGAAATCAAGGCTACTGCACATGGTAAACATACAGACGTTGGTAGGCTCAGACAAGAACTGATGGAGTCACAGGCCTCTCTTGATAAACTAGTAGAATCCAAGAAATTTACAGACTGTGATGGACCAGAGgatccttccattcttgacatTGTCCACTATGAGGAGTCCAACGCCTATATAGTTACCAACTGTACACTAGATGGTTATCCTACTACAGTCTTTATTCCTGAAAAGGGCAGCATTAATAAGGTGGTTTATGGAAGTCTTACAATCTGGGAAGGTACTGAAAAGGAGGAGTGTAAGTACCTAATGTTCCATGACAAGCCTGGAAAAAACCCATTTATAACAGTCTTTGTGGACTATATGGATGAATCCAAGTTCATGGTCTATGAGATGAGGGACAAATGGACATTCTCCCACCAGTTACTCGGACCAAAGAATGACTACAAGactactactcctactGTATTCAACCTAAGTGACAAGACTCCTCAGAATGTGTACTTCTGTGACAACGTCTTCAATGGTATAGTACACAGAGCTTATTCACCATTACCTGGCTACCATGTTCAGGAGGTAAAGGAAACTGAGACTACCATATGGCAGGCAGAGGATAAGGAGCAATGtatattcattctctctgtACCGGGTACTGATAAGAGTAAAGTTCCACTACTAAGTTTCTTTGTAAGGAATGAGGACTACTGTGGTTTCAAACactttgagaagactgATAAGTGGAGACATATTGATGAACGTGGCTATGACAAGAGACTCATTGAGAAGAAGCAGGCTAACAATGTGACTACCGCTGTTGCCATAGCTACTATACCTCAGTACAAGAATGCAGTTACTCTTGACACAGTCAATGTCGACCATGATAGAGTGGATCTCCATGAAGACTCCTTGAATGGTACCAGATGTCTCTACTCTGCCAAGGCTAATGACTACTTTAATGGCTTATCGGACAATAGCAAGAGTGTTTGGAAGAGTGACAAGGACAAGTGTCTTACTGTAGCTATGTATGGCAAGGATGAACTACACTGTCGTCTGGATGTACTCTCCTCGGATGTCATAACCCCAATgtacttttgcagaaaGGCTGGCAACTGGTCTTCCACTAATTACAATACCTTCCATGAGTGGCTAAGAAGCTATGTCAAGACTCCTAGAATTAAACTTGATCTGGATAACTTGGACACCAACTTCTTTGAGAGCTTCAGGTATACTCAGAACGGCTATGAGATACTCTATGGAAGACCACTACCTGGCTATGTACTAACCACTGTTGCTGATGGTTCTACAGAAGTTTGGGAAGCTGGACATAATCAATATGCCACAGAGTTTCAGATGTCAATAATTGGTGACTATACACTTCTGTCCATCATAAACCACTCCTACCAGGTTGAGAATCTCTGCTTCCTAAAGTCTTCAAACAGTTGGTCGCCCATTGATGAGGATGTCTATGATCAGTATCTAGTTCCTGTTAATGACTCTGAAAGGGTACAAGATACGCAGCTTGATCTATCAAAGCCAGACATTGGTATTGTTACTGGACATAAGGATGTGATGGGAGATATTACTATACTAAGATACACTCCACATCTTGGAAGGCATGTTACCGCCGTTTTCTTTGGAGAGTCTACCATATGGTATAGGAAATACCATGACGAATATTGCATTTCATCTGAGCATATCACTAAGGGTGGTGCCTTATTCATCAGACTACTCCTCAAGATGGGAAGCTCTTTTGAACATCGCTACTTTACAAAGGTGGAAGGTAGATGGGTTACTcttaaagaagatgaatttAAGAATAAGCTTGGTATACAGAGTGTAGGTGTAAAGATTGATGCAAAGTCTATTCTAGGGGATGAGTCTGACCCCAATGTCTATACACTGAACATTTCTGGAACCGTAGATAGGGATAAGATTACTGCTACAGAGACTACATACGAGGATGTCAAGAGTGTTACATACTCACCCAAGTTTATTGCTGGAATTGGAAAGGTAGTAGACTCTGATGGAACCGTATGGATGGGAGCTTCTGACCAAAAATGTGTTACCGTCGTTATATCCTCAAAGGATGGATATGATTCACTCATTAGCCTCTCCATCAACACTGATACTGAGGTGCGGTACAAGTACCTGGTTAAGAAGGACAAGGAATGGTATCTCATTAGAAAGACCAAGTATGATGAGCTGTTGACTACAATGTATAGATATTCTCTTGTAACACATACGGATACCACTTTTGATAATCCTATAACTCTAGATATATCGACCAAGCCTACTGGAGATCTTGCCTTCTATGAGTATACCTATAATGATGTCATATACAAGACCTTCAAACCAAAGGATGACAGGTCCATTTTGGaagttgtggatggtaAAAGCGTGTTATGGAAGAGCTCatctggaaaatgtatcaATGCTTGGACCTACTCAACGGATGTATCCTCTCTATGTCGTCTCGACATTCTTTCCTCTGGTATCATTACTCCTCACtgctttgagaagaaaGGTAATATCTGGATATCACTGGATTTTAGACTATATACAGAAAAGCTGAAGAAACTCGTAACTCACCTATCTACAGAGATCAAAATTGATTTTAGGGGACTTTCTAGGGATCTATGCCATGTATTGGATTATTTTGACAAGCATGCAATCTCAACAACAATAGTCCCTGAATTTAGGACTACTAGTATATATCatgataataaaaagaTATGGGAGTCTGGAAATGGCAAAATATGTGATCGTGCACACTTCCTGACCACTGGACGCAAGCATTTGGCTTACATTTATGAAATTGACAGTACTGATAAGGGACAAGCTTCAACATTTGAATATGCAAATGATCAGTGGTTTGGTTGTAATGCTAGTAATTTCTCCATTACACATGGTTCACTTGGTCCTATTCCAAAAGAAGTCTTTAGTGGCACACTAGTTGATACAACATTCGATATCAATAACATTAGCGAACATgcctttaaaatttacaattACAGCGACAAAACGGTCACTAGATTTGAATATCAAACACCTATGAATGCTAATGTTAAAAGGGTTATAGATGGAGTAAAGATGGCTATTTGGCAAGGAACTGATAACGAAAGGTGTTTGTCGTGTGAAGTTTATTCAAGGGAGGGACACCCTCCAGTAATGAAGTTGATTATAAAAAATCACTATGGATTAAATATATACTATTTTGAAAGAGTGgataatgaatggaatgagatcAACCGGAATATATTTAATCTCAGACTGGCCTCTTTGAGCAACAACTCGCGTTTACAGTTGCTAAAGGACAGACTTGTGGATACGTCTGAAAATTTAGATGTATTCGACAGAAAGACTTCTTATACCTCAGAAGAAATAAATATGCTCTATTTAAACCAGTGGTTACTAAGTAGTGTACCTCATTGGGTACTAGAACAGTTCAGGACCTTTTATCCAGAGAAGAAGGGTTGGTTCTCTTGTTTCTCCTTTTGCTAA
- a CDS encoding ABC transporter, ATP-binding protein domain containing protein (encoded by transcript BEWA_022760A), producing the protein MEKTAAPPENVHHFWESEVELTRKTSKAPDGRKFKYFDDRGIFNFVFMAWMSKWARETAKRYLDPYMIHPLPLADQILYWQPIFSKHVSDGIASLEAYEYMGKDGRKKAPKPVKHILCRAIFLTFWRRLLTALLGIVVMNAVGMSIAIFLHKLLGLLSDRDFRFMAFLGLALSIILMELFKEICMDHINYYVQRLEIVMDSSVRISLFQHGLCYRRSQFGNFQAKGGQCNSIIHGCSGENLCTYNPLLCPARRYKNNDFTPKIYPLVLNDPYYIPLFVEFMAGMIDFLTAFTYGMILMSSQFNMGAMTILLISLSLVGCMIIMEVLNGLLMKYYFGIRDHRITKINEIVPNLLLIERMALDDISQNAITEARNDELNIVVVRFILSLFNKILFTAIICVDIILVVNDFMGQVKDAADIKSIKPAELLTAVYILMKIIIPLNILPLKLKLFVYTFSSFLRVDRFFRTCSPNFYLPDNKFTGKTVLPEVLPDKNKTLPKGLVVMFKKASFAWINSRKDLIDNTGTTCLRNLDFVLNTGDLAIVTGAKGSGKTNFVKAVLGDMTLVEGSMAVLPLSTNMPIFYASQDIWLQKGTIRANITFGHIFDEDVYMTVIKAVELEHDISTWKGGDMRTISECGYSLSGGQRMRIGLARAIYAYLIFSKTNRESESGHSFLVIIDDSFTGLDPFVAKVIFKNLFENGKGLLAKGDVSTVLTISKNILDACVSSEVLGVFPDAPIYTLRNETLVHENMLSSFIKNEVGNLEPPTLSDERVVPTYMSDDVRQQCHSDDYARGRRREIVESKYAESPTVQILYKRNEVKDDRDNIITQFGVYFRAAGWPIFFFVVFTLLFSTLDSTKFIITSKVSDSIVDYANEHSHTSVSLEEVKKYCIKALGWIVVLSASVIVGSIMRTIAMTQAFSNVSRRIHEYAVNSLFVNSSTVLKIKKSFSSIQTFLYMDTFFIDNFLSYYLHDVFVLSIETAVQMLTLFFMMPWSTPIAILLGFIILRFVVYYYVRSCKNVYFARLETFNQINATIESAISGLPLYRSFKKEWELLHSLVEHVDYNLRCNYLTFSATTWTSISFRTLLSPLALFILLFPLVKSRVSGTEVQVGYYAMAYSLFLSFCGTFATFLKLYCFLELYMGSIRRFENFVPPSTKIKFDKKRNIHQTDVILDRSASSGDDKIADEDIKDTLRRRRRSEHADRRAARCTSLKMLFFNHHVNILDISKYAVPGTTRIKLDNVSVYITSTNEKYPILKNVTCSANTSDIIGVIGRTGAGKSTMLSVLQNLARNREGSVLLDGCDLNDMPKNLTRQIIGVLPQLPFVFRGWTVRRFIDPRMLFDDIGIEMALENCGLIKFVENISGGKGLDTIIIPEHYHKDLPDYLKRAYYGPTLKPHETSSVDNVNIDHGAVLSNSQLRTLLVARLVLYREFYKVLLVDEPPEDELGVTKEGVPIYEIIRAHFQHCTTFIAAHDASILRLCTSVWVFHSGSLIRTCRTEDVHGSDSLSNIIEECIKQAQCNAA; encoded by the coding sequence atggagaagacAGCAGCTCCTCCAGAGAACGTCCATcacttttgggagagtgaAGTGGAGCTGACCAGGAAGACGTCCAAGGCGCCAGATGGTAGGAAGTTCAAATACTTTGACGACAGAGGcatcttcaactttgtctttatggCATGGATGTCCAAGTGGGCCAGAGAAACAGCAAAGAGATACCTGGACCCTTATATGATCCACCCACTTCCACTGGCAGACCAGATACTCTACTGGCAACCAATCTTCTCAAAACACGTTAGTGATGGTATCGCAAGTCTGGAGGCATATGAATACATGGGTAAGGATGGGCGAAAGAAAGCCCCCAAACCCGTAAAGCACATTCTCTGCAGAGCCATCTTCCTCACCTTTTGGAGGAGACTACTCACTGCTCTGCTGGGAATTGTTGTTATGAATGCAGTTGGCATGAGTATTGCCATCTTTCTTCACAAGTTGCTTGGCCTATTGTCCGACAGAGACTTTAGGTTCATGGCATTTTTAGGACTAGCCCTGTCCATCATTCTCATGGAGTTGTTCAAGGAAATTTGCATGGACCACATCAACTACTACGTGCAAAGACTTGAAATTGTGATGGATTCATCTGTTCGTATTTCACTGTTTCAACACGGTTTATGCTACAGAAGGAGTCAATTTGGAAACTTTCAGGCAAAGGGAGGACAGTGCAACAGTATCATCCATGGATGTTCCGGAGAAAACTTGTGCACATATAATCCACTCTTGTGCCCAGCTAGACGTtacaagaataatgatTTCACCCCCAAGATCTACCCTCTAGTGCTAAACGACCCATACTACATTCCGCTCTTTGTGGAGTTCATGGCGGGAATGATTGATTTTCTGACGGCCTTCACATACGGtatgattttaatgagTAGCCAATTCAACATGGGAGCAATGACTATTCTCTTAATCTCTCTCTCCTTGGTAGGATGTATGATTATTATGGAGGTTCTCAATGGCCTCCTAATGAAGTACTACTTTGGAATCAGAGACCATAGAATTACAAAGATTAATGAGATAGTTCCAAATCTGCTCTTAATTGAAAGAATGGCACTGGATGATATCAGTCAAAATGCTATTACAGAAGCTAGAAACGATGAACTCAACATTGTGGTTGTCCGTTTCATTCTCTCCCTCTTCAATAAAATCTTGTTTACCGCCATCATTTGTGTGGACATTATTCTTGTTGTAAATGATTTCATGGGACAGGTTAAAGATGCTGCTGAtataaagagtataaaacCTGCTGAGCTGTTGACTGCAGTATACATTCTCATGAAGATTATCATCCCATTGAACATACTCCCTCTAAAGCTCAAACTCTTTGTCTATACATTCAGCTCATTCCTGAGGGTAGACCGTTTCTTCAGAActtgttctccaaatttttatcttccGGATAACAAGTTTACTGGGAAGACTGTTCTGCCAGAGGTATTACCTGACAAGAACAAGACACTGCCAAAAGGCCTAGTTGTAATGTTCAAGAAGGCCTCCTTTGCCTGGATCAATAGCAGGAAGGATCTTATTGACAATACTGGTACCACTTGTCTTAGGaaccttgactttgtcctcaaTACTGGTGACCTTGCCATCGTTACCGGTGCTAAAGGTTCTGGTAAGaccaactttgtcaaggcGGTTcttggtgacatgactctggtagaaggatcaatggctgTCTTGCCTCTCTCTACcaacatgccaatattctatgcTTCTCAAGACATATGGCTtcaaaagggtaccatcAGGGCTAACATTACCTTTGGTCACatatttgatgaggatgtcTACATGACTGTCATCAAGGCAGTTGAGCTGGAGCACGACATTTCCACTTGGAAAGGAGGTGACATGCGTACTATTTCTGAATGTGGTTATTCTCTCAGTGGAGGTCAGAGAATGAGAATTGGACTTGCTCGTGCCATTTATGCCTACCTCATATTCAGTAAGACTAATAGAGAGAGTGAATCTGGACATTCATTCCTTGTTATAATAGATGATTCATTTACTGGCCTTGACCCATTTGTTGCCAAGGTAATCTTCAAGAACTTGTttgagaatggaaaaggcTTGCTGGCAAAGGGTGATGTATCTACGGTACTTACCATCTCaaagaatattttggatGCCTGTGTATCATCTGAAGTTTTAGGTGTGTTCCCGGATGCCCCAATATACACATTGAGGAATGAGACTCTCGTGCATGAGAACATGCTAAGTTCATTCATAAAGAATGAGGTTGGTAATCTTGAACCTCCAACTCTATCTGATGAGAGAGTGGTACCTACTTACATGTCGGATGATGTTCGCCAACAATGCCACTCTGATGACTATGCCCGTGGCAGGCGTAGAGAGATTGTTGAATCCAAATATGCGGAATCTCCAACAGTTCAGATATTGTACAAAAGAAACGAGGTCAAGGATGATAGAGACAACATTATCACACAGTTTGGTGTCTACTTCCGTGCGGCGGGTTGGcccatcttcttctttgtcGTATTCActcttttgttttcaaCATTGGATAGTACtaaatttatcatcaccTCCAAGGTCTCTGACTCCATTGTTGATTACGCAAATGAGCATAGTCACACGTCAGTTTCGCTTGAGGAAGTTAAGAAGTACTGCATTAAGGCTTTGGGATGGATTGTTGTTCTTTCTGCGTCAGTTATTGTTGGATCTATTATGCGTACAATTGCAATGACTCAAGCCTTTTCCAACGTATCAAGGAGAATTCATGAGTATGCTGTAAACTCTCTATTTGTTAACAGTTCTACGGTTCTAAAGATCAAAAAATCCTTCAGTAGCATTCAGACCTTTTTGTACATGGACACATTCTTCATTGACAACTTCTTGAGTTACTATCTCCACGATGTTTTTGTGCTTTCCATTGAAACTGCAGTTCAGATGTTGACGCTATTCTTCATGATGCCATGGTCCACTCCAATTGCTATATTACTTGGGTTTATAATCCTGAGGTTTGTAGTATATTACTATGTCAGGTCATGCAAGAATGTCTACTTTGCACGTTTGGAAACTTTCAACCAGATCAATGCTACAATTGAATCTGCCATATCTGGCCTACCCCTCTATCGTAGTTTCAAGAAGGAATGGGAGTTGCTGCATAGCCTTGTTGAGCATGTTGATTATAACTTGAGATGCAACTACTTGACTTTCTCCGCCACAACTTGGACATCCATTTCATTCAGAACTCTGCTTTCTCCGTTGGCAttgttcattctccttttccCTCTGGTCAAGTCCAGAGTATCCGGTACCGAGGTGCAGGTAGGCTACTATGCCATGGCATATTCATTATTCCTAAGCTTCTGTGGAACATTTGCAACCTTTCTAAAACTCTATTGCTTCCTTGAATTGTACATGGGATCAATCAGGAGGTTTGAGAATTTCGTCCCTCCAAGCACCAAGATCAAGTTTGACAAAAAGAGGAACATTCACCAGACTGATGTTATTCTAGATCGTTCTGCGTCaagtggagatgataaGATAGCAGATGAAGATATTAAGGATACCCTTCGTAGAAGGCGACGTAGTGAGCATGCTGATAGAAGAGCTGCTAGATGTACTAGTCTCAAGATGCTCTTTTTCAACCACCATGTTAATATACTTGACATCTCCAAGTATGCAGTTCCAGGTACTACTaggataaagttggataatGTTAGTGTATACATCACTTCTACCAATGAGAAGTATCCTATTCTCAAGAATGTCACATGCTCGGCTAATACCTCGGACATTATTGGAGTCATTGGTAGAACTGGTGCAGGAAAGTCCACCATGCTTTCCGTACTTCAGAACTTGGCTAGAAATAGAGAAGGTTCTGTTTTGCTTGATGGCTGCGACTTGaatgatatgccaaagaatcTGACTAGGCAGATTATTGGAGTGCTACCTCAACTACCATTTGTATTCAGAGGTTGGACTGTTCGCAGATTCATTgatccaagaatgttatttgatGATATCGGTATTGAAATGGCCTTGGAAAATTGTGGCTTGATCAAGTTTGTCGAGAATATTTCAGGTGGAAAGGGTCTTGATACCATCATCATACCCGAGCACTATCACAAGGATTTACCGGATTATCTCAAGAGAGCTTATTACGGGCCTACTCTGAAACCACACGAGACCTCTTCTGTGGATAATGTGAACATTGACCATGGAGCTGTGCTTTCAAACTCACAGCTACGTACATTGCTTGTTGCTAGGTTGGTGCTCTATAGAGAATTCTACAAGGTCCTCCTGGTTGATGAGCCTCCGGAAGATGAACTTGGAGTAACAAAGGAGGGTGTCCCAATTTACGAAATTATAAGGGCGCACTTCCAACAttgtacaacatttatcGCAGCTCACGATGCAAGTATTTTACGTTTGTGCACATCGGTTTGGGTTTTTCATAGTGGCTCCCTCATTAGGACCTGTAGGACTGAAGATGTTCATGGTAGTGACTCCCTATCTAATATCATAGAAGAGTGCATTAAACAAGCTCAATGCAACGCAGCCTGA